CCAGTGCGTGGGGATgtcggggggtgggtgggggtgcagacagTGTGTAAGTTGTGCAACACACACCGCTGCGGTACACACCCACACAATCCAAAGGTCAGACAGGCTTTATTGGGGTgaggggcaggccaggccagacagacagatacacacacacacacacacacgcggccCTGAGGGAGGGGGACAATCCCTCAGGCTTCCAGCCTGGTCTGGGCCCCACAGGCctcgggccctgccccccacatcgGGCTGAGGTGCATGGAGGAAACACCTGGAGAGAGacacccccaaacctcccccaggctctgcccccccaaacctcccaatgcAGGACCCCCCCAGTCCCCCATGGGCTCTGAGCCCCCCATGTCCAACCCAGCTCCAACTCGGGGACCATCCCGCATTCACCCtcatccagctctgcccccccatggcctgcccttcccctccacccccagcccctcccctgggggtCCAGGCTGCCCCCGCCCTAGCGGACCCGGACGGCTGAGTAGAGGGTCTCGTCCGTGGGGGCCCcgcggggctctggctgcctcGGGGCAGTGCCGGGCTCGGCGAAGGCCAGGGCGGCGTAGAGCAAGCCGGGGTCctgggggtccgggggggggcgctggggcggggggacgTCCTGGCCTGGAAcaagagatgggggcgggggtgagcCGGGCTGGGcacagcagagggggctggggtgagtgAAGGGATGGGGGCTggaaggtgggaggggatggatggatggatggaggaggctgggggatggatggggtggagggggacagggatggggagtgagtgagggggagggagatggagggagggagggggagggcaggggggacagaggggggctggggatgagtgaagggatgggggctggaggggttggatggatggaggaggctgggggatggatggggtggagggggaccgggatggggagtgagggggagggagggagggggagggcaggggggacggGGCTGGATGGATAGAAGGagtggggtgagctggggtggaggaacagggatgggtagatagatggaggggggtggatagagggggacaggcagaggggatggggagggacaggcagaggcagaggggatggggtgggtggaggggaacGGGGATAAagggagatggagggagggggacagggatggaggaggtggggcagatgGAGGGGGACAGGCAGAGGGGACGGGGTGGATAGAGGGGGACGGGGATGCAGCGTATGGAgacgggtggggtggggagggacagtAGGAGGGGACAGGGCAAAtagagggggtgggatggggggacaggcagaggggatggggcagatggagggggatggggcggatggagggggtggggtggctggaggggcggagggatgggaggaggggacggggatggggtggctggagggggactgggcagaggggacggggtggatggagggagatggatggaggggaatggggcagatggagggggatggatagagggggacaggcagagggaatggggtggatggaggggggatgggcagaggggACGGGGCGGATGGAGGGAGAACGGGCAGAGGGGacggggtggctggaggggggaaggggcgggaggaggggatggggacggggtggctggaggggcggagggacgggaggaggggacggggatggggtggctggagggggaacgggcagaggggatggggtggctggaggggcagagggacgggaggaggggacggggatggggtggctggagggagaacgggcagaggggacggggtggctggaggggagagggacgggaggaggggacggggatggggtggctggagggagaACGGGCAGAGGGGACGGGGCGGATGGAGGGGGACGGGGATGCAGTGtatggagggggatgggatggggaatgacgggaggaggggacggggcagatggagggggaacgggcagaggggacggggtggctggaggggaggaggggcgggaggaggggacggggatgggctggctggagggggaaCGGGCCGAGGGTacggggtggctggaggggaggagggacgggaggaggggacggggatggggtggcaggagggggaacgggcagaggggacggggtggctggaggggaggagggacgggaggaggggacggggatggggtggctggaggggaggaggaacgggcagaggggacggggtggctggaggggaggagggacgggaggaggggacggggatgggctggctggagggaaACGGGCAGAAGGGACGGGGTGGCTGGAGGGAGAAACGGGCAGAGgggatggggtggctggaggggcgGAGGGACGGGAggcggggacggggagggggtggctggagggAAAACGGGCAGAGGGGACGGGGTGGCTGGAGGGGCGGAGAGacgggaggaggggaaggggatggggtggctggaggggcgGAGGGACCGGaggaggggacggggatggggtggctggaggggaggaggggcgggaggaggtgacggggatggggtggctggagggagaacgggcagaggggatggggtggctggagggtaggaggggcgggaggaggtgacggggatggggtggctggagggagaacgggcagaggggacggggtggctggagggtcggaggggcgggaggaggggacggggatggggtggctggagggagaacgggcagaggggacggggtggctggaggggaggaggggcgggaggaggggacggggatggggtggctggagggggaacgggcagaggggacggggtggctggaggggaggagggatgggaggaggggacggggatggggtggctggagggggactgggcagaggggacggggtggatggagggagatggatggaggggaatggggcagatggagggggatggatagagggggacaggcagagggaatggggtggatggaggggggatgggcagaggggACGGGGCGGATGGAGGGAGAACGGGCAGAGGGGacggggtggctggaggggggaaggggcgggaggaggggatggggacggggtggctggaggaggggcggagggacgggaggaggggacggggatggggtggctggagggggaacgggcagaggggatggggtggctggaggggcagagggacgggaggaggggacggggatggggtggctggagggagaacgggcagaggggacggggtggctggaggggagagggacgggaggaggggacggggatggggtggctggagggagaACGGGCAGAGGGGACGGGGCGGATGGACTGGCACGGGGATGCAGTTaatggagggggatgggatggggactgacgggaggaggggacggggcagatggagggggaacgggcagaggggacggggtggctggaggggaggaggggcgggaggaggggacggggatggggtggctggagggggaacgggcagaggggacggggtggctggaggggaggatggacgggaggaggggacggggatggggtggctggagggggaacgggcagaggggacggggtggctggaggggaggagggacgggaggaggggacggggatggggtggctggaggggaggaggaacgggcagaggggacggggtggctggaggggaggagggacgggaggaggggacggggatgggctggctggagggaaACGGGCAGAAGGGACGGGGTGGCTGGAGGGAGAAACGGGCAGAGGGGATGGAGTGGCTGGAGGGGCGGAGGGACGGGAggaggggacggggagggggtggctggagggAAAACGGGCAGAGGGGACGGGGTGGCTGGACGGGCGGAGGTCCGGGaggaggggacggggatggggtggctggaggggcggagggacgggaggaggggacggggatggggtggctggaggggaggaggggcgggaggaggtgacggggatggggtggctggagggagaacgggcagaggggatggggtggctggaggggaggaggggcgggaggaggtgacggggatggggtggctggagggagaacgggcagaggggacggggtggctggagggtaggagggacgggaggaggggacggggaaggggaggctggagggaaaacgggcagaggggacggggtggctggaggggaggaggggcgggaggaagggacggggatggggtggctggagggagaacgggcagaggggacggggtggctggaggggaggagggacgggaggaggggacggggatggggtggctggagggagaacgggcagaggggacggggtggctggaggggaggagggacgggaggaggggacggggatggggtggctggaggggaggagggacgaCCAGAGGTGACGGGCTGGATGGAGGTCCGGACGCACGGGAGGAGCGgacggggctgggctggctggagggaaACGGGCAGAAGGGACGGGGTGGCTGGAGGGAGAAACGGGCAGAGgggatggggtggctggaggggcggagggacgggaggaggggacggggagggggtggctggagggaaaacgggcagaggggacggggtggctggaggggcggagggacgggaggaggggacggggatggggtggctggaggggcggagggacgggaggaggggacggggatggggtggcaggaggggaggagggacgggcggaggggaaggggatggggtggctggagggggaacgggcagaggggatggggtggctggaggggcggagggacgggaggaggagacggggatggggtggctggagggagaacgggcagaggggagggggtggctggaggggaggaggggcgggaggaggggacggggatggggtggctggagggaaaacgggcagaggggacggggtggctggaggggaggaggggcgggaggaggggacggggatggggtggctggagggaAAACGGGAAGAGGGGACGGGtgtgctggaggggaggaggggcgggaggaggtgacggggatggggtggctggagggagaacgggcagaggggaaggggtggctggaggggaggagggccgggaggaggggacggggatggggtggctggagggggaacgggcagaggggacggggtggctggaggggaggagggacgggaggaggggacggggatgggctggctggagggTAACGGGCCGAAGGGACGGGGTGGCTGGAGGGAGaacgggcagaggggagggggtggctggaggggcggagggacgggaggaggggacggggagggggtggctggagggaaaacgggcagaggggacggggtggctggagggacggagggacgggaggaggggacggggatggggtggctggagggagaacgggcagaggggacggggtggctggagggggaacgggcagaggggatggggtggatggagggagatggatggaggggaatggggcagatggagggggatggatagagggggacaggcagagggaatggggtggatggagggggacaGGGATGCAGCGTATGGAGGCGGGTAGGGTGGGGAGGGAcgggaggaggggatggggcaaatagaggggctgggatggggagggacagGCAGAGGGGACGGGGCagatggagggggatggggtggatacagggggacggggatggggcggatggagggggtgggatggggagggacagGCAGAGGGGACGGGGCagatggagggggatggggtggatacagggggacggggatggggcggatggagggggtgggatggggagggacaggcagaggggacggggatggggtggctggagggagaacgggcagaggggacggggtggccggagggaggggaggaggggatggggacGGGGTGGCTGGAGGGACGGAGGGACAGGAGGAGGGGACGGGTGCCCTTCAGGACGGCCCCGGGGGCTCTCACCTCCCGCCCCGATCTCCATGTACTCGCCTCTGCCCTCGGCCTGCGACTGGCCACGCGCCCTCCTGCAAGACAGACCCACGGACAGTCACTGGTGGGGGCCCCCAGGGCCGGGtgggccccagccccccacccccaccggcaCCGGCTGGCAGCTCGGGGGACGAGtggggagccgctgcccgctggGGCTGGTGCCGCTCGGCCGCAGGCCTGATGCCAGGGGGATGGGCACAGCTGCTGAGGACTGGGGAAATCccctgcaggggggctggaggcTGCTGCCTCACCTGGGGCACAGGCAACGGGGGTTGTAaagcagggggcacagggctcagAGGGGCTAATTCAGCCCCCCAAGAGGGAATAGGGGCCCCCaggagccccccctgcaccccctatTTTTATCTGGGGCCCCAGGCCAGGGGCTGGAGGTTCCAGCTGTCCAGCGACCCCTAAGTATGGGGTCCCATGGCTCTGGATCCAGCCCTTCCGCAGCCCCCTTGGGTGCGGGATCAGGCCCCTTGgtttggggggcagcagggagcagaaAGAGGTGACTCACCGGGCTGAGGGGTCCTTCCGCCGACCGCCtgaaaggaagggagaggagttaaTAGCCCCCAGGTATACCCCACAGGGGGGCAACGCGGGGGCAGAGcatggggggggctcagggagatggggggtgtctgggaatagatagatagatagatagatagatagatagagggggtgagtggggatagatagataaagggggtgggtggatggggtggatggatggcCGGACAGTCACGCTTTGTATCCCATGTTGCCGCAGCGGGAGCAGTGCAGGATCACACCTTACTGCCCATGTCACACGCCCAGcaggatacacacacacatgctggacACGCCTGGCGCAGGGTTCGGCTCCTCCCGCCGCTCCCATCCCTGCGGTGCCCAGGGAATTTCCCACAATGCCTTGCGCGGGTACCCGGCAGCTCCCTTGGGGCGGACCGATGAGGGGCTGGATGCCCCGGTGGtgcgtgttcccccccccacccgctccccCAGGGGCGCCGGTACCTGTTCTCTTCCGGGCTCCGTACACGGCCAGCCCGATGATCCCGGCCAGCAGGATGGCCCCCGCCAGCGCCCCCCCAATCACAGGGGCTGCCCCCAGCCCGGCTGGCCGCTGCGTCGTGGCTGAGATCGTCGCCTGCTCCGTGGAGGGGACGTGCGTCGTCAAGGCTGTGGGAGCAAGATCAAGGGGGAGGCGTTAGGTCCAGGCGTGGCCCCTCACCCACGTGTGTGCACAGCCAGGGGCACACGCTCACCTACACATGCTCTGGCTCTCACATGTTCAGGGTACACCCCAGGTGTGCGAATGTGCACACGTCTGTGGACACCGGGCCCTCCCTGGGAGACACCGCACCAAGGATGCACGTGTGCTcatgcacacacccacacacttGTGCTTCCCACACCCAGACACCCTCAGCCATGCTCACACTCACAGCCCTGCACAGGCAGACACATACTCATTTTGGAACTTGCACGtttgcacacacacattcacgtGTGCACACTCACCACCACTGTGGCTCTGACACATTCCCACACACTCATTTACACAAACATGTTCATGCGTGTGCATCCTTGCACACTCAGTGCCGCACAACTGACACTCGTTCTGGCATACACATTCACTCACCGACACGCCCCGCTgctgtgggatggggccagagaCCGACCCAGAAGAGGGGACGCCCGGGCGGACGGGGCAAGGTAACAGCCGGGGATGGGAAGGGATCTCGGTGGGGGTGCCCCTGAGCTCCAGCCATGGGGTGCCGTGGATTCGGGGTGCAGCGCTCAGGGAGCCAGGAACACACAGAGggtctcaggggtgggggtgggtgggggattcGCCAGGGCACGGGAGGGTGTGAAGCTGGGGGTAGGAGCAGGACACATGGGGGAagctggcggggggagggcacCTGTCACCGTGAGTCTGGTCCCAGGGTGACCGCGCCATTGATCCCATTGGCCGTTGTTCTTCTGCACCCTGATTTGGCAGACGTACTCGCTGGCGTCCAACTCCCGCAGCCGGTCGATGCGGATCGAGGCCGTTCGGCTCCCCCGCGGGTCCCCGACCAGGGCGATGCGGCTCCTGTAATCCGGGCGGGTGAGCCCCTCGGTGTGATTGTAGATAAACTCGCCATAGAATCCCCCCCGTCTCCAGTAAACCCGGAGGTCCCGCAGCGGCTCGATCTCGGGGGGGTAGGTGAAGGCGCAGGGCAGGGTGACGGAGCCCCCGGCCGGCGCCGACAGGGACTCAGGCTGGGTTATCGTGTACCGGGGatcctgggcagctgctgcaaagaGCCCCAGAGACACCATCTGTCACCGCGGCCGGCCCCGGGGTCCCACCCGCAgccaggggggcacagaggggaccCCCTGACCGGGGCAATAGGGCAGGCGGATTTATTATTAGTTGTTTGTATCCTGTCGTGCCTGGGAACCGCCACTGGGTGCCCATCGTGCCGGGCATTTCCCCGGGAACCAGGTCACATCCTCATCGCAGGGCTTCCCcccaagcagctggtgctgggccCTGCCCCGGATCAGAGCCAGGCCCAGCTCGCCCCTTCTGCCGGGGGACGGGAGCCCGGGGGAGACGGGCCCCTGGGGAAGCCaggatggtggtggtgatgggcccctggggaagccgggagGCCAGGGGAGATGGGCTCCAGGGAGGCTGGGAGGCCGGGGGAGATgggccctggggaagccgggAGGCCGGGGGAGATGGGCCCATGGGGAAGCCGGGAGGCCGGGGGAGATGGGCCCCTGGAGAGGCCGGGAGGCCGGGGGAGATGGGCCCCTGGAGAGgctgggaggctgggggagatggGCCCCTGAGGAAGCCAGGAGGCTGGGGGAGATGGGCCCCTGGGGAGGCCGGGGGAGATGGGCCCCTGAGGAAGCCAGGAGGCCGGGGGAGATGGGCCCCGGAGAAGCCAAGAGGCCAGGGGAGATgggcccctggggaagccgggagGCCAGGGGAGATAGGCCCCGGGGAAGCCAGGAGGCCAGGGGAGATGGGCCCCTGGGGAAGCCGAGAGGCCGGGGGAGATGGGCccctggggaggctgggggagatgggcccctggggaagccgggagGCCGGGGGAGATGGGCCCCTGGGGAGATCAGGAGGCCGGGGGAGATGGGCCCCTGGGGAGATCAGGAGGCCGGGGGAGATGGGCCCCTGGGGAGATCGGGAGGCCAGGGGTGATGGGCCCCTGGGGAAGCCaggatggtggtggtgatgggcccctggggaagccgggagGCCGGGGGAGATGGGCCCCTGGGGAGGCCGGGAGGCCGGGGGAGATGGGCCCCTGGGGAGGACGAGAGGCCGGGGCAGATGGGCCCCTAGGGAAGCCGGGAGGCCGGGGGAGATGGGCCCCTGGAGAGGCCGGGAGGCCGGGGGTGATgggcccctggggaagccgggagGTCGGGGGAGATGGGCCCCAGGGAAGCTGGGAGGCTGAGGAGATGGGCCCCCGCTCTGGGGATTCAGCACCAGCCGAACACACCCACCTCCAAGCAGGATCCCcgccaggagcagcagggccgGGTGTCCGGGTGGCAGCAGCATCTCTGGGCGCGCGGGGCAGGGTCTCTGGCTCCCCGGAGCTCCGGCCACCCCGCCCAGCACCCCCTGACCAGGGCGGGGGCCGGACGCGAGCTGGAAAACAGGACGCGGGAGCCGGTTGCAATACCGCGAGGAGGAAACCGAGGGAggcgggtgcggggggggggggagaaattggGCAATTGGGGACAGCAGACCAGTGTCGTAGTCACTTCCCTTCCACCGCCAGCCCCGTGGCGGGAGCGTCCCAGCCGCCCCGGCCCCCGCAGCTGGGGGGGGCACCGGGCACTGGGGTGCAGGGCCAGGTGTCATTCAGGGgacggggctgcagggggcatggagggcacaggggggctggaggtcatggggggggggtccttgGGGCCTGCATAGttgggtgggggctgcaggggacatgggaacttgggggaagggacgctggagctgtgggggaggggacgggggaagggacactggagctgtgggggaggggatggggggagtgacgctggagctgtgggggaggggacgggggaagggacgctggagctgtgggggaggagatggggggagggacgctggagctgtgggggaggggacggggggctgggtGCCAAGCTGCACTATAATTAGCTGCCCCAGTTCCCCTTTTCCCACGTCCCAGCAGCTCAGCCGGACCCGCAGAGGAACCAGCGTCTCTGGGCCGGGGTATCCccccctgtggggggagggggtctggggacCCCTGCacatctggggcagggctcagcgatcaccccggggtcctggccacccccTGGCACATGGGCTGACCCAGGGTCACTAGCGCGTGTGCACTGGTGTGAAACCAAACCTCACCGGACAGCAGGACCCGGAACCTggccctccccccctgcccccagcctgttcctcgaccccccccaacccagccagccccagcccctgtcccaatCCCCTGACCCACCCagatccagcccctgcccccagttgGCCACCCCAACCAATCTCTCCTCCTCTAACCACCCGACCCCGCTACCCtcgcagagccggggagagaacccaggagtcctggctcccagcccccctgctctgacccaccagcctccactcccctcccagagctggggagagaacccaggagtcctggctcccagccccccctgctctaaccaccggcccccactcccctcccagagccagggagagaacccaggagtcctgggccctgctaccccctcccccccccatgcagTGTCTCATTggcccaggccgggggggggggggatttaacACAGGAAGGGCCAAGCTGTCACCAGCTTCCTCAAATGAgcat
This window of the Mauremys mutica isolate MM-2020 ecotype Southern unplaced genomic scaffold, ASM2049712v1 Super-Scaffold_328, whole genome shotgun sequence genome carries:
- the LOC123361567 gene encoding paired immunoglobulin-like type 2 receptor alpha, with the protein product MLLPPGHPALLLLAGILLGAAAQDPRYTITQPESLSAPAGGSVTLPCAFTYPPEIEPLRDLRVYWRRGGFYGEFIYNHTEGLTRPDYRSRIALVGDPRGSRTASIRIDRLRELDASEYVCQIRVQKNNGQWDQWRGHPGTRLTVTALTTHVPSTEQATISATTQRPAGLGAAPVIGGALAGAILLAGIIGLAVYGARKRTGGRRKDPSARRARGQSQAEGRGEYMEIGAGGQDVPPPQRPPPDPQDPGLLYAALAFAEPGTAPRQPEPRGAPTDETLYSAVRVR